Below is a genomic region from bacterium.
TCGACTGACGAAGGGCGAGGACTGGACTCTCGGCGGACTCGCGTCTGGCGAATCCGGCTTCGCCGCGCGGGTCGGACGCCATTCGCTCATTCTCTCGGATGGGCTCCGCGATACCCTTGCGCGCGTGAAGACACGAGACTCCGTTCGCGCCGAGATCGAGATCGATGCGCCGATCGAATCCGTCTGGCAAGTGCTAGGCGACCTCGACCGCTACTGCGACTGGAACCCGTTCACGCCGAGGGCCGACTCGGGCCTCTCGATCGGCGATCCGATCTGGTTCCGCGTCCGGCTCTTCGGCGACTGGACGATTCCGTGGCGGGAGCGCGTGACGCGCAACGCGCCCCACACCCTGGGCTGGGAGCTGGTCCTCGGCCACCGGCGCCTGCTTCATGCCGAGCGCGTCCAGGTCCTGACCGAGGTCGACCCGCACCGGACCCACTACATGACCGAGGACCGCTTCAGCGGATGGCTCGCCGGACTCGTCCTCGTTCTCTTCGGGGGCTCGATGGGCAAGGGGTTCGCGGATTGCGCTCACGGCCTGAAGAAGGCCTCGGAGAATCGTCGATGACGACCGCCAATGGCGCTCCGGGCACGCTCCGCGTCCTGCTGACCGGAGGGGCCGGCTTCCTCGGCCGCGCGATCCTGCGCGAGTTCTCGAAGCTGCCGGACGTCGAGGTTCGCGTGCTCGATCGAGCCCCCCTCGACCCCGAGCGCTTCCCGGACGTCGAGTTCCGGGTGGGGGACATCGTCGACTACGAGACCGTGGTCGACGCCTGCCGCGACGTCGACGTCGTGCTGCACGCCGCCTCGCAGGTCGATTGGGGACACACCACGCGGGAAGCCCTCGAAGCCGTGAACGTGGGCGGGACGCGAACGGTGATCGGGGCCTGCCGCGAGGCGGGCGTGGCGGGGCTCGTCTACACGAGCTCGATGGACGTGGTCTGCGGGACCGAGCCGCTCTCCGGTGTCGACGAACGGCACCCGTACCCCGCGCGGTTCACGAACGAGTATTCGCGGACGAAGGCGGTCGCGGAGCAAGAGGTGCTCGCGGCCGACGACGCGACGCTCCGGACGTGTGCGCTTAGGCCGTGCGGTCTCTTCGGCGAAGGCGACCCCTATCACGTGGCGAACGTGCTGGACGTGCTCGAGAAGGACGGCCTGCCGTTCCGGATCGGCGACGGAACGGCTCGCTTTCAGCACGTCTACGTCGGCAACGTGGCGCATGCGCACGTGCTCGCCGCTCGCGCGCTCCTCGCCCCCGAGAGCCCGCTCCGCGGCGAGGCGTATTTCCTGACCGACGACTGCGAAGCGATCAACTTCCTCGACTTCATGGAGCCGATCGTCGAGGCGCTCGGACATCGGCTTCCGCCGAAGTCCAGGCGGATGCCGTATTCGATTCTCTTCGGGGTCGGGGCGCTGATGGAGGCGGCGGCATGGGTCGTTCGCGGCCTCTCGAGATTGGCGCCGGAAGGATCCCGTGTCCGGGAGAAGGTCGCCTTCGCACCGGTGCTCACCCGGTCGAGCGTCCGGTTCCTCTGCCACGACCACGTCTTCGACGGAAGCAAGGCCCGGCGCGATCTCGACTACAAGCCGATCTATGGCGAGGCCGAGGCGCTCGAGCGGACGATCGCCTGGTTCCGCGACGAGAGGTGAGGGCGGGTCCTCGAAGGCGGCGTGATCGATTCGGGCGCTAGGCCTGGCCGCGAAGCGCCCGGCGTGCCTCGAAGCGGAACGTATAGCCGCCCGTGAAGCGCGCGATTCCCAACTCGGGCGGCTCCGGGGCGGGCTCGGCCTTCGTGTCGATCGTGATCTCCCAGGCGAGCTTGGCATCACCGGGCGAAGCCGCGCGGACCCGGGCACGACGGTTGACGTGCTGGACCATCGCTTCGATCCCCGGATGGGGCTCCGGGCCGAGCTGACGGAACCAGCTCAGCTCGGTCTCCTCCTGAAGCGCGGGGCAGTCGCGGATTTCGAGGCGGATCGTGTTCGCATCCGCCAGCTCGACCCGCGCATCGACGTAGCTGCGCGGCTGGAAGTGCGGGTGGAGCTGCAGGACCTTCGCGATCGTCTCGAGGTCGTCGCCTTCGAGCCCGAGGCCCGCGTAGTTCTGGAGGCGCTCCACCGCCGTCTCGGCGTGTCCCACCCACATCCGGTCGCCCATCTGGATCCCCTTCTCCTCGCCGAGCGCCTGGCCGTTGCAGAGGATGAACGACTGCATGAGCAGCAGCGTCTGCACGCAGAACTCCTGACTGATCCCGACGAGGGCGCGGTGGGAGAAGTCCTGGAGCTGGGCGTGCGGGTCGAAGGCATGGGTGTAGTCGGTCCATCCGCCGGGCTCCGCGTCCCCGTCCGGAAGAACGAGGTCGATCGTGGCGAGCTTGCGGTCGGCCATCACCTCGAGGTTCGGGTGATGCGTGAAGGGCTGGCTCTCTTCCGAGAGGTAGACGGCCCAGCGGCAGTGGGGATAGCGCCCGGCGCCGTTCCCGACGACGCCGAGCACGTCGTCGTCGATTCGCGGCGGGCGGTGGATCGGACGCATGACCATGCGCGGGTTCGTCGCGGCGGCGGTGGCGTCGAAGGTGGGGTCCTCGATGTCGTGGCACATGAGCTTCACGGTCTTCTGGTTGCCGGTCTTCTCGATGTCGAGAAGGGCCCCGCAATGACAGAGCCAGAACTCGCCGTACTCGGGCGAGTCGAGGCGGAACTGGAAGTCCATGAACTGCTGGGGTGATCCGACCTCGAGCTGCAATCCCTTGAAGACCGTCTCGACGGTGTCGCCCTCGAAGCCGAGAAAGCGTTGCATGCGCTTGGAGTAGATCGGGCTCGCACCCATCCACTCCTCGATCCCCGATCGTACGAAGCCATCGGTCCCTTGCTCCATCCCGACGAGGGGCTGGCCGCAGCGATCGAGCAGATGACCGATCAGCAGGTACTCGTAGCCGAGCTTGACGAGCGCCGAACGCGAGAAGTCGGCGAGGGTGAGGTCGGGGTCGAAGGGACCCGAGTAGTCGTCGCGAAGGGGCATGGCCGTCTCTCCAACGAGAGACCAGCGTGCTGGCCTCCTGCGGCTCGTCTTCGGTTACGATGATCGCCGGTAGGCGGCGCTTCATCCAGCCCCTGGCGCGCTCCAAGCGGAGTAGAGCAGGGTGCCGCAGAGATCTTCCGGGTCGCCCAGGACCCTGGCCAGGGTCTCGAGAATCGAGTGGGCGGGCATGTCCCCGCCAAGCGGGTTCTGCAGGAACGAACGGAGTCGAAGGATGGGCGATCGAGCTGGCGAATTCATGCGGACGGGGACGGGTGGTCGGCGCTCTCCGGGGGCCTCGGGCCAGAAGGGATCGGGTGGGATCCGCGGGACGATCGCGGCCTGCGTGCTCCTCTTTGCAGGGATCGCCGGCGCGGCGCAGGAGCGGCCGAACGTCGTGATCGTCATCATGGACGACGTCGGCTTCGCGGATCTCGGCGCCTACGGCTCCGAGATCGAGACGCCGACCATCGATCGGCTGGCGGAGAACGGCCTGCGCTACACGCACTTCACCGTGACGGGGGTCTGTTCACCGAGCCGGGCCGCGCTCCTGACCGGGCTGAATCATCACTCCGCCGGCGTCGGTCACGCCTCGGACATCCCTCGCGAGTTCCGCGGCTATCGCGGCGAGATCCACGAGGACATCACGACCCTGCCGGAAATCCTTCGCGCCGAGGGCTATGCGACGCTCATGGTCGGCAAGTGGCACCTCGTGAACGGGGTCCACCGAACGGCGGCGGGGCCCTACGACGAGTGGCCGACCGGACGCGGATTCGACCACTTCTACGGATTCCTCGCCTCCCACGCGAGCCAGTGGGGCCCCCACGATCTCTGGGAGGGGACCACGGCCGTCGAGGCCCCGGCGGACGGCAGCTACTACTTCCCCGACGCGATGACCGACCGCGCGCTCGAGATGCTCGAGGCGCAGCGGCAGGACGATCCGGACCGTCCCTTCTTCCTCTACTACTCGACGCCAGCGGCCCACGCGCCCCACCACACGAAGCCCGAGGACCGCGCGAAGTACGCCGGGCGCTTCGATCGAGGATACGACGTGTCGCGCGCGGAGCGCCTGGCGCGGCAGAAGGGGATGGGGCTCGTTCCCGAGGACGCGCCGCTCGCTCCCTACTACCCCGGCGTCGTTCCCTTCGACGAGCTCTCCGACGAGGAGCGACGCGTGTCGACACGCCTCCAGGAGAACCACGCCGCGTACCTCGACAACATGGATCAGAACCTGGGGCGGGTGATCAGCTGGCTCTCCCAGCACGGCGAGCTCGAGAACACGATCCTGCTCGTGATGTCCGACAACGGCGGGAGTCGAGAAGCCTTTGCCAACGGCACGACGAACCAGGGGCGCTTCTTCAGTCAGTTCGGGGAGACCCACGAGCAGCGCATGCGCGAGCTGCCGCTCATCGGGGGACCCGACTCCTATCCGAACTATCCCCTGGGCTGGATGCAGGCGAGCAATACCCCCTTCAAGCTGAGCAAGGCGAGCGTGCACGGGGGCGGCGTCCGCTCCCCGCTCGTCGTGCACTGGCCCGGAGGAGGGATCGAGGCCGGCGGCCTACGCAAGCAGATGCACCACGTGAATGACGTCGCCCCGACGGTCCTCGAGCTGCTCGGGATCGAGCATCCCTCGTCCCGCGCCGAGAGCGAGGTCGTGCCGATGGAGGGGACGAGCTTCGCGTACTCCCTGGCCGATGCCGATGCGCCGACCCGCAAGCTCGAGCAGTACTACGAGATGGAGGGGAATCGGGCGATCTACGCGCGGGGCTGGAAGCTGGTCTCGTGGCACCCCGACGGCGAGTCCTACGAGGACTATCCGTGGGAGCTCTACCATCTCGACGAAGACCCGACCGAGTCGAAGGATCTGGCCGAGATCCATCCGGAGAAGGTCGTCGAGCTCTCGCAGGCCTTCGATGCGGCGGCGGCGCGCTACGACGTCCTGCCGATCGACGATCGGTGGTTCAACGACCGGGCCGGATTCACGAGCCCCGAGCCCGAGACATTCAGCCTGCAAGACGGGGCGGGGCCCCTGAATACCCTCGCCGAGGCGCCTCGCATGGCGATGCGTTCGTGGACGATCACCGCGCGGCTCTCGCGGGCGCAGGGCGACCAGGGCGTGCTCGTCGCCATGGGCGACATCTACTCCGGCTACTCGCTGTACCTCCAGGGCGATCGCGCGCATTTCGCGGTCAACCTCTTCGGGGACCTGACGGTCCTCCGTTCGAGCGCACCCCTGCCGGAGGGCGCGACCGAGATCGAGGTGGAGTTCCAGCACGACGGGACGTTCGAGGCGATCCTCCGCGGCGGGCTCTGGAGCCGGTATCGGTTCCTGGGCGGAGACGTCTCTCTGAAGGTCGATGGCATCGAAGTGGCCGAAGCGCGTCTGCCCTACGGGCCGCCCGTGCTGATCTGGGAGGGCCTCGACGTGGGGCTCGATCGGGGCTCGCCGGTGACGCGCGCGTACACGGCGCCTTTCGACTTCACGGGTGAGCTGGCGGAGGTTGCGTTCGATCTGCGTTGAGGTCGGATCGTCCGCGGATCCGTTGGCGCGCGCTGCTAGCCTCGGCCACCGATTCGCGATTCCCGGAGAGGAACGGCCACGATGCTCGAGATCCACCAGTTCGGATGTCTCTCCGACAACTACGGCTTTCTCGTCCACGATCCCGACTCCGGATCGACCGCGTGCGTCGATACGCCGGAGGTCGAGCCGACGCTCGCTGCCCTCCAAGAGAAGGGCTGGTCGCTGACCCATATCTGGAACACACACTGGCATCCCGATCACACGGGCGGCAACCAGGAGCTCCAGGAGAAGACGGGCTGCGCGATTCTCGGCCCGCGGAACGAGCGGGACCGGGTTCCGGGGATCGAGACGGAGCTGGGCGAGGGCAGCACGTTCGCGTTCGGGGCGCACGAGGTCCGCGTCTTCGACGTCCCCGGTCACACGGCGGGACACATCGCCTACTGGCTGCCCGAGGATTCCGTGGCGTTCGTGGGCGACACGCTGTTCGCCCTGGGATGCGGCCGCCTCTTCGAAGGGACGGCGGAGCAGATGTGGGACTCGCTCGGAAAACTGAGGACGCTGCCCCCGGAGACCGTGGTCTACTGCGCGCACGAGTACACCCAGGCGAACGCGCGGTTCGCGCTCAGCGTGGATCCCGAGAACGCCGATCTGACCCGACGCGTCCAGGAGATCGACGCGATGCGCGCCAAGGGCCTCGCCACGGTGCCCACCACGATCGGGGTCGAGCATTCGACGAACCCGTTCCTGCGCGCCGACGACCCGGCCTTCCAGCGCGCGATCGGCATGGAAGGCGCGGATCCCGTCGCGGTCTTCGCGGAGACGCGCAAGCGCAAGGACGAGTTCTGATCCGCTCGAGCGGCCCGTGAACGTGCGTCAGAGGTCTTCGAGCCTGGCCTCGATCGCGGCTCGTTCGCGCGCGGGCGCGGTGTAGTCCGCGTCGAGGAGGACGATCGAGGCGTACCCCTCGGAGAGCGCGACCGCGTCCGAGTCGTCCACGTCGCGCACGACCGCTTCCGGCGCACGGAAGGCCGGTGCGTAGACGCCCGGCGCCTTCTCCTCGAAGCCCAGCCCGAACTGCATCCCGCGCCCCTGGACCGCGAATCGAACGCCCTTGATCTCGTTCCAGGGAACGGCGGGCGCGTTCAGGTTGAGCCGCGTCCCAGCCGGCAGGAGCGGGCCGTCCCCTGCGGTCCGGACCAGTCGATCGATCACCTCGACGGCCCAGGCGGCGGTGTCTTCGAAGTGCTTCCGGTGGCGGGGCTCGTCCTCCTTGCCGATCTCGTTCGCGCTCACGGCGAGCGCCGGCGTCGAGCCCAGACCCGCGGCGATCGTGGTGGCGCCGACCGTTCCCGAGATTCCCGTGGCGGCGCCCGCGTTGGCGCCGGCGTTCGTGCCCGAGACCAGGAGGTCGAACGGGTCATCGGGGTCCGCGAAGGCCGAGAGGCCGAGCAACGCGCAGGTCGCGGGCGTCGCGTCGACACTGTACTCGCCGGGAGCGCGCTCCTCGACGCGGAGGGCACCGAAGGTCATCGAGGCGCTGCTCCCGCTTCGGTTGCCCTGGGGCGCGACGACCGTGACCCGGTGGCCGGCGCCGCGCAGCGCCGCCTCGAGCGTCTCGATCCCGGTGGATCCGTAGCCGTCGTCGTTCGTCAGGAGGATATGGAGCGGTCGCGCCTCGGCGGGCGGAACCGTCGCGCACGCCAGGCCCAGGCAGGTCGCCGCGAGTGCGATGAGGTGGAGAAGGGGGAAAGGCCGCATCGGGGATTCGGCTCGGGACTTCACGGGATCGTTGGATTGCTGCATGGGCCTATTGTGGATCGCCAGCCGGGCCAGGCAAGTTCCACGGGATCCATCCGATCCGGTCCCCTCCGAAGGCGCCGAGCCAGATCACGTCGTCGCGCTCGAGGGCGGCGGAAACGCCGCCGACCGCTGTGGCCGGGTCGTGGGTCCAGACCCGGCGTACCGCGAGTGTTTCCGGGTCGACCGTCGAGACGGCCGAGGGGAGGCTGCAGCCGCCTTCGAGGAGCTCGAAGCAACCGGTGGCTTCGATCGGACCCGCGATCTGGCCGCCGACGAGCACGCGGCCGTCCGCGGTCCAGCTGAGGTTGTCGGGATGGAAGCCGAGGGGCGCCGTCTGGCGACTCCCTCCGTCTAGACCAAGACGCACGAGCTGCTGCGCCCCCCATTCGGAGAAGTAGAGCGTCTCGCCATCCTGGGAGGTGACGATCCCGTTCGGGCCGTTCCCCTCGGAATCCGGGATGGCCCGGATGCCGGTCGACCGCGACCAGTGCCAGACGCGGCCCGTGTCGAGACCGAGCACGAGCGCGAGGGGCGAGAACAAGGACTGACTGACCATCTGCGTGACGACGAAGTCGCCGCCCGGGAGCGAGGCGACGTCGTTGAGCATCACGTTCTGCTCGAAGAGGATGCAGTCGGTCCAGGTGAGGGTCGGGACTCCGTCCTGCTCGCCGATCGCGAAGCGCTCGATCGATTCGCGGCCGCCGTGGTTCACGACCAGCAGCGTTCGTCGGTCGCGGCTCAATTCGATGCCGTGGGGCGCGAAGTCGTCGAGGGAAGGCGGGGCGCAGGAAGCGTTTCCGGCGCCCACCAGGGCCGTCTCGTCGGTCGGCCACACGACGCTCCGGGCGCCGTCGGTCGGGCGGAACGCGACGAGGCTGCCGGGCTCGTCGGCGAGCACCATTTGGCTGATCAACATCCACCCGTCGTCGAGGCCCACGAGGTCCTCGGGATTCTGGAAGCCGCAGATCGGGGTGGTGTCGTCGTCGGGGGCGCACTCGGGAAGCGGCGTATGCGAGGCGCAGCCTGCGAGCGCCGTGAGTGCGACCAGGGCAAGGATCGCCCCGGCAGGCCGGGGCGCGGACGTCGTCATCGATCTGTCTCCTCGTTGGCCAGAGCGAGCACGTTCGAGGATCGCTCGCCGGCGGCGCATCGTCATCGCCGAAGGTTACCGCCCGACCGTCTCGACGAAGCCGATCACCGGCGTGGCCGCCCCGGTTGGCGCCATCAGGATACCCGGTTCCGGGATCGCTCCCGCGGTCCGGATTCGTGACTCCTACACGTTCTCTGGCCCGCGAGCGGCGGCGTTCACCTACACTCTCGATCCTCACGTCGATCGAGAGGCGGATGAACGGTGCACGCAACGAACGCCGAGACCTGGAAGCACGATCACGACTACCTCGGAGAGAGTCTTGCACGGAACGAGCGCCAGACCCGCCTGGTGATCGCGCTGACCGCGGCCATGATGGTCGCCGAGATTTCGGCGGGCGTGGCCTACGGCTCGATGGCGCTCCTGGCCGACGGTTGGCACATGGCGAGCCATGCGTCCGCGCTCGGGATCACGGCCTTCGCGTACGGGTTCGCTCGGCGCCATCGACACAGCAGCCGCTACTCGTTCGGGACCTGGAAGGTGAGCATCCTCGGCGGCTACACGAGCGCGGTCGTGCTGGGCATCGTCGCCCTGGCCATCGCCTGGGAGTCGTTCGGCCGGTTCGTGAATCCGCGCGAGATCTCCTTCGATCAGGCGATCGGCGTCGCGATCCTCGGGTTGATCGTAAATCTGGTGTCGGCCTGGCTCCTGCGCGACGGCCACGATCACGGGCACGACCACGGTCATGACGGCCATCACCACCACGACCACAATCTGAGGGCCGCTTATCTGCACGTCCTCGCGGATGCGCTCACGTCCCTGACCGCGATCCTTGCGCTGGTCTGCGGCAAGTACTTCGGCTGGCATTGGATGGATCCGGCGATGGGGGTCGTGGGGTCGCTCGTGATCGGGCGCTGGGCCTACGGTCTCGTGCAGCAGACATCCTCGATCCTGCTCGACGGGGATGTCCCGCAATCGACTCTCGACGCGCTCCGGGCGGCAATCTCAGGCGATTCGGACGATCTCGTCTCCGACCTGCACGCGTGGCGTGTGGGTCCCGGTCGGCTCGCCGTGATCGCGGTCGTCGTGTCGGATTCGCCGCGGGCCCCCGCTGAGTACAAGCGCCGGATGCAGGGGGCAGTCGATATCGCGCACGCGACGGTCGAAGTGAACCGCTGCGAAGGGCATGGCGAGGGCGCCCGCGCCGCGTAGCGGCAACGAGGACGGCACGCGTCGGCTCGGCGCGAGCCGCGCGACCGATTCGTCGACGGCGCGGAGCTGACGGCCGCGTCTGGGGCCGCCACGGCGCGGTCAGGGGCGATTTCCCGCAGATCGACTCGCGTCGAAGGGAACTCGCATGCGGCGGCCGGCGATGACGAGGAAGACGCCCCCCGTCTGAATCTACGCGCGTAGGCCCGAGTGAGTCCGATCCACATGATCTCGAACGCAGCCATCCGTCGTGGACTCGATGGTGAAGGGGGCCTCGCCCCGGTCGTCCACCTGATCGCCGGACTTCCGACGGACGAGGTCGTGCGGGGATTCGATCGCATCCGCGAACATCTGCCGGTCTCGTCCCTGGCGTGCCTCGTGGCTTCGTCGTCGCCCGAGTGCGCCCGGACGGGGGTGCTGCTCCCGCCCCATGCGGAGAACTCGCAGGTCGTCGAGGACTGGGAGACGTGTGACTTCCTGGAGCGTCGTTTCGGTCCGGGCGCTCGGATTGGCGGTGTACTGACCGTCGTGGACGCGGACGCGCTGGGCGACCAACTGGAATCGGCGGATCCGATTTCGGCACTCGGGTGGGGAAGGAGCGCACGTGATGCCCGAACGGTCGCCGACATCGTGGCGGGTCAGGTCGAATCGGCGACCCATCTCCTGCTGGTTGGACGCCCGTCCTCTTGTGCGTCGGTTCGAGGCCTCCTCGAAGCGTTGAACCCCGATGGCGCGTTGATGCATCTCGACGGCGCTGCGAGTCAGGAGCTCCTCGAAGTCACGCAGGCTCCCCCCGGACGCAGCGAGTCGGCGCGGGTCGTGCCGCCCTGGCTCGCGCTCCTGCGAGCAGAGAGAGTCTCGCCGGATCGATCCGATCGTTTTCTCTATCGTCGGTCACTGCCTTTCGACGCCCAGCGTTTCGGCGAGTGGCTCGCCGATCCGCCCCGCTCGCTCGTTCGCGGAAAGGGCAACGTCTGGCTCGCGAACCGCCTGGATCAATCGATGGGCTACTCGTGTGCGGGATCCGTTCACCGGCTCTTCGACGCGGGCCGGTGGTGGGCGAGCCAGAGCGGTTCGGCCTGGCCGACATGCGAATCCGCGAGGCGGCGCCTTCTCGAACGCTGGCATCCGCAGTTCGGGGATCGGCGGCAGGAGCTCGCCTTCGTGGGGCTCGACCTCGACGTCGAGCGGGTTCGCGCGGAGCTCGACGCGTGCCTTCTCTCGGAGACCGAGGCGCTCGAGTCGTTCGAAGCGGCGACGCCGTCTCTCAGAGTGACTTCCCACCCCGGTCACTCCGGCGCAGGACTCCACTGATGATCGACTGGCTGATCATCGGAGGCGGGCCGCACGGCGTGCACGCGGCCGCGCGTCTCGTGGGGGAAGCCGGCGTTCCGACCGAAGCAGTCCGCATCCTCGACGACGAGGAGGTCCTGCTGGCTCGCTGGCGACGATGTACCCGGAACACGGGCATGCGGTATCTGCGCTCGCCCGCGGTCCACCATCTCGACCTCTCGTCGGCATCGCTGCAACGGTTCTCGAAGTCGGGACGAGGCCGCCGGTTTCCGCAGCCCTTCACGCGACCGTACTCGCGTCCGTCGCTCGAGCTCTTCGATCGACACTGCGACGAGGTCGTCACGAGACTCGGACTCGAGGATCTACACGTGCGCGGTCGTGCGGAGTCGCTCGAGATCACGGAGGAACTCGTCCGGATCGGCGTGCGCGGGATGGAGACCGAGGGCGAGCACGAGTCGATCGAAGCGAAGCGGGTCATTCTCGCGCTCGGCGCCCCGGAGCGACCGGAGTGGCCCGAGTGGGCGATGCAACTCTCGCGAGAGAACGTCGACGTGTCGAATGCTGGCTCGATCCAGCACGTCTTCGACCCGGGCTTCGATCTCCGGGACGATCCGGAGGACGAGGCGATCGCGGTGGTCGGCGCAGGGATCTCCGGCGCCCAGGTGGCGCTTCGCCTCGCGCGGGAGGGACGCCGCGTGGTCCTCCTCTCCCGTCATCCCCTCCGCATCCATCAGTTCGACAGCGACCCCGGGTGGCAGGGGCCCAAGTACATGGCCGGCTTCTCGCGGCTTCGCGATCTGGATGAGCGCAGGCGCCGCATCGGCGAGGCGCGACATCGCGGATCCATCCCCCCTGACGTCGAGAGCGCCCTTCGCATGGCCTGCGCGGACGGGCGGATCGAACATCTCGAAGGCGTCGAAGTCGAATCGGCGACCCTTTCGGAGGGGCGTCCGTCCCTCGAAGTCGGCGGCCGGTCGATCCTCGTCGATCGTGTCCTGCTGGCGACGGGCTTTCCCCGCCGACGCCCGGGGGAGGGCTGGCTCGACGACGCCATCGAGAAGCATGATCTTCCCTGTGCGGAATGCGGCTATCCGGTCGTCGATCGCGGTCTGCGATGGCATCCTCGTCTCCTGGTGACCGGTCCTCTCGCCGAACTCGAGATCGGCCCGGTCTCTCGCAACCTTTCGGGAGCAATGCGGGCTGGCGAGCGGATCGCCGCCGTAGCCCGAACGGATCTCGTCTACTGAGGGCCACGTCGGCCCGAATCGGAGTCTCGAATCGATGTCCCACTGTTTCGACTATTCCAACAAGCGCATCGTCGTCACGGGCGCGTACTCGGGCGTCGGTGCCGCGTTGCTGGATGTGCTCTCCGAGCTCGGCGGTCCCGAGGTCATCGCGCTCGACCTCAAGGAGCCCGAGGGCCGGATTGATCGCTTCATCGAGACGAACATGGGGAAGGCTTCCTCTGTCCAGGCGGCGATCGAGGCCATCGACGGCCCGGTCGACGTCCTCTTCAACAACGCGGGCATCGCCGCGACGCATCCGGTCGAGGACGTGATGGCCGTGAACTGGCTCGGTCTTCGTCAGCTCTCGGAGGGACTGCTCCCGAAGATTCGCGAGGGCGGCGCGATCGCCAACACGGCGTCGATTGCGGGTGGTCAGTGGCCGGGTCATCTGCAAGAGGTCCTCGACTGCATCTCGATCGAGGGCAGCGAGGAGCTCTTCGGCTGGTGCCGGGACCACGCCGAGCTGGTCGGGGACGGATATGCCTTCTCGAAGGAATGCGTCCAGGTCTATACGATGAAGAGCGCCAGGGCGACGCTCGAGCGGAACGTGCGCACGAACAGCGTCTGCCCGGCGCCGATCGACACGCCGCTGCTGCCCGACTTCAACAAGACGATGACCGAGAAGACCATGAACTGGACGATCGACCAGATCGGCGGAACGATCGCGACGCCGCGGGACATCGCGATGACCCTCGCGTTCCTCGGCTCGGACGCTTCGGGATACGTGAACGGCGTCAACCTGAACGTGGACATGGGCTTCAACGCCTTCATGACCACCGGGCAGCTCGATTTCTCGGGGCTCGCGTGAGGCGATGACGAGTTCCCCCGCGCTGGACCAGCTCCGCTCGTCGGGGCGGGTTCAGCGGATCTCCGTGCCCCAGCCGACGGATCACGAGGGGGTGGCTCCTTCGGACTCAGGGGCCGAGCTGGAG
It encodes:
- a CDS encoding FAD/NAD(P)-binding protein — its product is MIDWLIIGGGPHGVHAAARLVGEAGVPTEAVRILDDEEVLLARWRRCTRNTGMRYLRSPAVHHLDLSSASLQRFSKSGRGRRFPQPFTRPYSRPSLELFDRHCDEVVTRLGLEDLHVRGRAESLEITEELVRIGVRGMETEGEHESIEAKRVILALGAPERPEWPEWAMQLSRENVDVSNAGSIQHVFDPGFDLRDDPEDEAIAVVGAGISGAQVALRLAREGRRVVLLSRHPLRIHQFDSDPGWQGPKYMAGFSRLRDLDERRRRIGEARHRGSIPPDVESALRMACADGRIEHLEGVEVESATLSEGRPSLEVGGRSILVDRVLLATGFPRRRPGEGWLDDAIEKHDLPCAECGYPVVDRGLRWHPRLLVTGPLAELEIGPVSRNLSGAMRAGERIAAVARTDLVY
- a CDS encoding coniferyl-alcohol dehydrogenase, with the protein product MSHCFDYSNKRIVVTGAYSGVGAALLDVLSELGGPEVIALDLKEPEGRIDRFIETNMGKASSVQAAIEAIDGPVDVLFNNAGIAATHPVEDVMAVNWLGLRQLSEGLLPKIREGGAIANTASIAGGQWPGHLQEVLDCISIEGSEELFGWCRDHAELVGDGYAFSKECVQVYTMKSARATLERNVRTNSVCPAPIDTPLLPDFNKTMTEKTMNWTIDQIGGTIATPRDIAMTLAFLGSDASGYVNGVNLNVDMGFNAFMTTGQLDFSGLA